The region AAAATAAGAAAATATGCGCGTTACAGAACACTTATTAAAAGCTAACGAAACACTTATTAGTTTTGAAATTATTCCACCCAAAAGAGGTGGGGATATCAAAGCACTATTAAGCGTATTGGATGATTTAGTTAAATTTAATCCACCTTACATTGATATCACAAGCCATGCTGCAGAAGTTCTATATGAAGAAACTGCTAGTGGTGAATTCAAAGTAAAAGTCAAACGAAAACGCCCAGGCACACTTGGAATTTGTGCTCTTATTCAGAATAAATATAGTATTGATGCTGTACCGCATGTAATCTGTCAAGGCTTTACAAAAGAGGAAACAGAGGACTTTCTAATAGAACTTCACTACTTGGGGATTGATAATCTTCTTGCGGTTAGAGGAGATGACAGCGGATATAAAAAACCAACAAAATTTGGTAGAAGCATTAACGAACATGCTGTAGACCTCGTTAAGCAAATCGATGATATGAATAAGGGGAACTATATTGAAGATACCTTGATTGATGCTGAACCGACAAACTTTTGTATTGGTGTAGGGGGATATCCAGAAAAGCATTTCGAATCCCCCAATATGGATATTGATATTCAATTTGCTAAGCAAAAGATTGAAGCTGGGGCAGAGTATATTGTTACTCAGATGTTTTACAATAATGATAGATATTACGATTATGTCGAAAAATGCAGAGCTCACGGAATTGAAGTACCAATAATTCCAGGTTTAAAAATTGTGACTAATAAAAACCAAGTTACATCAATTCCACGAAACTTTTATATTGATATACCAACTGAACTTGCCAAAGAAGTTACAGAAGCAAAACCTGAACATGTTGTAGAAATTGGTGTTGATTGGACTGCAAAACAAGTTGAAGACCTAATTAATAATAATGTACCTGCAATACATTTTTATATTATGCAAAATTCTACTCCAATTAATAAATTGATGAAAAAATTAAATTTATAATATGGAAAAAAGAATGCAAAAATTAAGAGCAACATCAACAGCAAAAAAACTTAGATGGGGTGTTGCCGGTTGTGGTAATTTCCTTGAAAATACATTTTTACCAGCTTTTCAAAATCTGAAACGAAGCAGACTAGTCTCAGTATATAGTTCAAATATTAACCGTGCTGAGTTAATTAAGAATAAATTTAATGCAAACTCAAGTTTTAGTAATTATAGTGATTTCTTAAAAAGCGATATTGATGCAATTTATATTAGCAGTAAAAACTCTGATCACTATTGGCAAGTTATTGAAGCAGCTAAAGCCGGTAAGCATATATTATGTGAGAAACCTCTTGCCATTACTGCTAAAGAAGCTGAAAAAATGGTCGATATTTGTAGAAAAAATAATGTAAAGTTAACTGTAAATTATGTTCTTCGACATCATCCGATAATTAAAAAGACCAAGGAATTGATTGATAACAATCTGCTTGGAAAATTGATTTCAATATCGGCTAATTTTAATATTGACTTCAAACCAAATGATAATTTTAGATTTATTCGTTCCGAAAGTGGAGGAGGTGCTTTACGAGATTTAGGAACTCACATGATTGATATCCTCAGATATCTTGGAGGTGAAATATCAACCATTAAAGGGATTCTTGATAACGTAATTTACAGTGGGGAAGTAGAGGACTTTGCTTCAGCAATAGTTAGATTTGAAAATGGTGGTTATGGGAATTTTAATGTCTCTTATAATGTGAATAATCCCCATAATCGAATAGAAATTTTAGGATATAATGGTACAATAACTATTGAAAACCTAATTGGGAGAAAGCAGTCACCTGCAAAAATGACCATCAATCTTAGAAATGAAGCAAAAAGAGCATTTAGACGTAGAGCAAATAGACAGCTTTATCTATTGCGTTCGGTTCAAAGATCATTTTTAAAAGATAAACCTTTACTAATAACAGGTGATGATGGTCTGATAAATATGCGATTAATGGAAGAATTAGAGAAAAGATCACGTGGATAAAAATCTTACTGTTGGACTTATTGTTGGAGGAGCATCACCTGAACGAGCTGTTTCAAAACTAACCGGTGAAGGAGTTTACAAAGCTTTAGTTAATTTAGGTTATGGAGTAAAATTAGTTGATCCGGCTTATGGTAGAAGTCAACCTACTAAGATTGAAGATTATTTTTCCGATTGTGAATCTTTTCCCGTTGCTTATCAAAATTATCCAGAAGCTATAAACTCTGAATTGCTGGATGATATTGACTTAGCCTTTATTGCACTTCATGGCAGTTGGGGTGAAGATGGTACAATTCAATCACTTTTAGAGTTTAGGGATATACCTTATACAGGTTCCGGGATTCTAGCTTGTGCAGCATCTATGGATAAAGGAATTACAAAGAGTATTATCCAGCATCATGATGTCCCAACACCACACTGGATTGTTGTAGAAAAGGATCAATACAATCAAGATGAATTAATTACTGAAATTAAATCAAAATTTAATCTGCCATTTGTTGTTAAACCGAATGATCAGGGATCAGCAATTGGATTAACGATCTGTAAAAATTTTGAAGAATTAAATGATGCTATTAAACTATCCCATCAATTTTCTAAAAAAGCTTTGATAGAAGAATATATTGATGGACGTGAAGTTACTGTTGGAGTGATTGGGGAAAAAGTACTTCCGGTATTAGAAATTAAGCCAAAGCATTTTTTCTATGATTATGAATGTAAATATACCTCTGGGATGTCTGAATATGAGGTGCCTGCTGACATTCCGGAGGAAGTAAGTCTTCGAATACAAAATTATGCTTTAGATGCATATAAAGCAGTAGGCTGCAGCAGTTATGGAAGATTAGATTTTCGATTGGATAAAGATCTTAATCCGTTTTGTTTAGAGATCAATACATTACCCGGTTTGACAAGTACAAGTCTTTTACCAAAGGCAGCTAAATCAATTGGTATGAATTATGATCAATTAATTGAATTAATTATTAAAAATTCGTTAAGCTAATTGATGGTTAAACAGCAATTTCCAAAAATAATTTATTTCATTGTTCTAGCAATTGTTCTAGTTATTTTAATTTTTAGTGACAATGGTCTATTAAAATATTATGAGCTAAATAGGGATCTTGATAACTTAAAAACAAAAATTGAAGAAGCTAAATCTGAAATTCAAAAACTTGATCTTCAAATAGATTCTTTAAAAAATAGTACTGTTAAAATCGAAAAAGTCGCCCGCGAAAAATATCGTATGAAATACGACTATGAAATTCCTATTAAAATAAAAACTAAGTAATTTTTTTATTTTGAAGAGAAAACTTGACATACCTCAAATACCTTTAGCTGAAAGAATAAGACCTAAAACCCTCAGTGAATTTTTTGGTCAGAAAGAATTAGTAGGTGAAGGTAAACCAATCAAAAAAATGATTGAAAACGATACCCTAAGTTCACTTATATTTTGGGGACCACCGGGAAGTGGTAAAACAACGTTAGCGCGGATAATTTCTGAAACTACTTCTTCAGAGTTTTTCCGATTGAATGCTGTTTCATCTGGAGTAAAAGATGTAAGGGAAGTAATTAGTTTAGCTAAACAAAATCAACTTTATAATAAGAGAACGATTCTATTTATTGATGAAATTCATCGTTTTAATAAATCACAGCAGGACGCGTTACTGAATAGTGTTGAATCGGGTGAAATTATTCTGATTGGAGCTACAACTGAAAATCCGTCATTTGAAGTAATCCCAGCTCTAAGATCAAGAGCAAGAGTTTATATATTAAAGGAGTTGTCAGCGGATGATCTGAAAGGAATAATCAATACTGCAGTTACTTCAGATGAATTTCTAAAATCGTTTAATATAAAAAGTATTGATGAGGATTTTCTGATATACTTAAGTGGTGGTGATTCAAGAATAATGCTCAATCTTCTTGAAGATGCTGTAATACATCAAAAGGATTTGGATGAGATTGTAATTAGTAAGAAAGTTCTGGAAAATATAATCCAGAAGAAAAATGTTGTTTATGATAAGTCAGGGGAAGAACATTATAATATAATTTCAGCATTTATTAAAAGTATTAGGGGAAGTGATCCGGATGCAGCATTATATTGGATGGCAAGAATGTTGGAGGGAGGCGAAGACCCGTTATTCATTGCTCGACGAATGGTAGTTTTAGCATCTGAAGATATTGGAAATGCTTCACCAAATGCATTAGTTCTTGCAGAATCGACTTTTAGTGCTGTACATAAAATTGGAATGCCGGAAGCTCGTATCATTTTAGCTCAATGTGTAACTTACCTGGCCTCCTCACCCAAAAGTAATTCCTCATATTTAGCTATTACAAAAGCTCAACAAGCAGTCAATAACAATCCGTTATATCAAGTTCCTGTTCATTTGCGAAACGCTCCAACATCATTGATGAAATCAATAGGTTATGGAAAAGAGTATAAGTATCCTCATGATTTCGATGAAAATTTTATCCAACAAAACTATCTACCAAAAGAACTCGAAAAAGAACAATTTTATATGCCATCTGAAAATGGTCAGGAAAAAGGATTGAAAGAAAGATTAAAACGCTTGTGGGGAAACCTAAAGAAATATTAGTATAACTTAGATGAGTTTAAACATTTTCCCTGGCAGCTGTTGAATCACACTTTTAAATTCCAGCGACAATAGATTTACTAAGCACTCTGAAGTTGAAAGTAAAGTATCATTTGCGATAATATCTATGTGTTTAGGGGATGTGGTTAAATTATCTAGGATTTTTTCTTCGAATAAAGTAAGATCTAATTTTGGTTTCGGAATATTTCTCCCTACTTCAGGTTGGATTTTTAGATTCAGTTCTATCAATATATCATTTGGCTCTACAACTAGTTTTGCTTCATTCCTTTGTATTAATGTATTTGTTCCTTCACTCTCAGGAATACTCAAATTTCCTGGAATAGCAAACACTTCTCTATTTTGATCCATAGCGTAGTTTGCTGTTTGCATCGCTCCGCCATTTTTTCTCGATTCAATCACCAAAGTCCCGAGGGAAATCCCGGAAATAATTCTGTTCCTTTTAGGAAAATTCTGAGCATCTGGCTTAGTTCCCAATTCAAACTCACTGATCACTACTCCGTTTTTTGCGATATCATTGAATAAAGCTTTATTTTCTGGGGGATAAACTACATCTAGTCCTGATCCAATAACAGCTATTGTTCTTCCACCAGCTTTAATGGCAGATCTATGGGCGATTGAATCAATTCCTCTAGCAAGACCACTTACAATAGTGATGTTCTGCTTTGCTAATTCTTTGGTAAACTTGGCAGTAACAACTTTACCATAGTCTGTTGGTTTTCGTGTACCAACAACTGAGACACTGTGTTTATCAGATTTTTGAAAATCACCTAAAACATATAATATAAGAGGAGGTAAATAGATATTTCGTAGAATTTCTGGATAGACTTCATCCCAATATGTAATTATCTGACCACCCATTTTTTCTAATTTGAGTATTTCTTTTTCGAGTGATCGAGAAAGTGAATCAAGACGATTTTTTGATCCTAATATTCGAGAAGCAAGATTTGAATTAATGGAAGCTATTTTTTCAATTTCAAGTTTACTTGCTGAATATATATTATCAAGGGAGTTAAAGTTTTGTAGCAATTTAACAATTCTGATGGGACCAATTCCATCAATTGAAAGCAAATTTCGGAGCTTCAAAAATTTTTGAAATTCTAGATCAGTCAAAATAAATCAATTGGATTGTTTTTTATTCAACTACGTCAATATTATCAACAATTCCGATAATAATTGTATTAACTGGAGATTTACTATCACCTAATACTTGTTTAACAGCATCTCCCTCTTTTGCTACTATTACTGTATCCCCAATACCGGCATCAACGAAATCAATTGCGAGTGCATCTTTTTTTGTTGCAAATTCACCATTAGTATTTACTTCTCTTACTAAAAGTAATTTATTGCCCTCAAGATTTTTATTTTTTTGAGTTGAAACTACATTGCCAATAACTTTAGCCAGAATCATAAAACTTATGATTTGTTTTGCGATTTCTTTTTATAGAAAATTGATAATGGGAAAATAACCAAATATGCTGTTAAAAGGATAATTGGCGATAAAGAAAGTGCAATGGGATTATCCCATGGATCAGTAGCCATTAAAACATATCCTATTAACAATAAAATCATACCTATTGAAAGCAAAATAATATTTTCCTTTTTCCAATAATCTTTAAATGGAGATGTAAAAGAAATTTTAGACGATTTAGTTTTTTTTCTAACTTTACTCATTCGATTCTCTCACCGACGACTTATTAAATAAAAAGCCCAGTGTTGGGGGGAGACACTGGGCAGGTACACTGTTCAAAAAATGAATCATCTTTTAAACTGTGATTGTTAAATATAATCCAAGTTAAAGAGTTTGTCAAGCATAATTATTTTTGTATTTGATAAACGATCTTTCTAATTGTATCAAATTGAAGGTAAGGATATGCATCTCTCAACTTATCAATGGCATTTGTAGCACTCATCTTTGCATCACGCATTTCCTTAAATTGACGTTTGATTTGATAGTCACGAACTGATTTTTCGTTAATTAGTCCACGACTGTTAAGTGTTTCATAAACACTGTCACTTATCAAATCTGCTAGTGGATTATAACTAGCAACATTATTTTCTTGAGAATTCATCGGATTACCTCATTAGTTGTTAATATAACCATGTTTATCATACCTAGAAAAACATCGTATCAATAAAACAATTCTCATAATTGCTATTGATGAATTCAGCTGAGCAAATTATACATTGATTGTCTTGATAAGTTCCAAACAAACAAGAAAAGATGCTAGAATCTGAAAAAGTCCTTTCAGAGAAAGAAATATTATTCAATGTAAAAATGCTTAAAACATTTCAAAAACGAACACTCAGAAGAAATAATTAAAAAGATAAAATAAAACAAAAGATTTATTTTAAAATAATTTGACATCAAGAATAAATAATACTACATTAGGAACTGTGATTTTTGAGATTTATTGATTTATGTACTGATTTAACTATGATTATGGGAAATTGCTGTTTTTATGACTTGACAAAGAAATAAAATACAGTTAAATTTCAGGTCCGTTTGAAATTATGTTCTTTAACAGAGTGAATGACCAAAGTGAAGCTTTGGGAAATGACAAAGTATGATTACGCCAAATTTATAAAAAGTTAATTTACAACGGAGAGTTTGATCCTGGCTCAGGACGAACGCTGGCGGCGTGCTTAACACATGCAAGTCAAGGGGAAAGTTCTCTTCGGAGAATGAGTATACTGGCGCACGGGTGAGTAATATGTAAGTAATCTACCTATGGGATTGGAATAACCTCGAGAAATCGGGGCTAATACCAAATAATGCAGCGGCATCGCATGATGATGTTGTTAAAGTAATTTATTACACCTATAGATGAGCTTATATCCGATTAGTTTGTTGGTAAGGTAACGGCTTACCAAGACTACGATCGGTAGCTGGTCTGAGAGGATGATCAGCCACACTGGAACTGAGACACGGTCCAGACTCCTACGGGAGGCAGCAGTGAGGAATATTGGGCAATGGGCGAAAGCCTGACCCAGCAACGCCGCGTGGAGGATGAAGGTCGTAAGATCGTAAACTCCTTTTTTTGGGGAAGAAAAAGTAGGTTTGTAGCCTATATTGACTGTACCCATAGAATAAGCCCCGGCTAACTACGTGCCAGCAGCCGCGGTAATACGTAGGGGGCAAGCGTTGTCCGGATTTACTGGGTATAAAGGGAGCGCAGGCGGACTTGTAAGTCAGAGGTGAAATCCTACAGCTTAACTGTAGAACTGCCTTTGATACTGCAAGTCTTGAGATCGGAAGAGAGAGATGGAATTCCAGGTGTAGTGGTGAAATACGTAGATATCTGGAAGAACACCAATGGCGAAGGCAGTCTCTTGGTCCGCATCTGACGCTGAGGCTCGAAAGCGTGGGGAGCAAACAGGATTAGATACCCTGGTAGTCCACGCCGTAAACGATGAATACTAGGTGTTGGTTCCATAGGAATCAGTGCCGCAGCAAATGCATTAAGTATTCCACCTGGGGAGTACGATCGCAAGGTTGAAACTCAAAGGAATTGACGGGGGCCCGCACAAGCAGTGGAGCATGTGGTTTAATTCGATGCAACGCGAAGAACCTTACCTGGGCTTGAAAAGCAGTGGACCGGTTGTGAAAGCAACCTTCTCTTCGGAGCCGCTGTACAGGTGCTGCATGGCTGTCGTCAGCTCGTGCCGTGAGGTGTTGGGTTAAGTCCCGCAACGAGCGCAACCCCTGCCATTAGTTGCCATCAGGTTAAGCTGGGCACTCTAATGGGACTGCCTACGCAAGTAGTGAGGAAGGTGGGGATGACGTCAAGTCAGCATGGCCCTTACGCCCAGGGCTACACACGTGCTACAATGGGTACTACAATGGGTTGCCAAACCGTGAGGTGGAGCCAATCCCTTAAAAGTACCCTCAGTTCGGATTGGAGTCTGCAACTCGACTCCATGAAGCCGGAATTGCTAGTAATCGCGTATCAGCATGACGCGGTGAATACGTTCCCGGGCCTTGTACACACCGCCCGTCAAGCCATGGAAGCCGGGGGTACCCGAAGTCGGTGACTCAACCTTCGGGAGAGAACCGCCTAAGGTAAAACTGGTGACTGGGGCTAAGTCGTAACAAGGTAGCCGTACCGGAAGGTGCGGCTGGATCACCTCCTTTCTAAAGAGTAATCTCATTTTCTAAGGTTTTCTTTGTCATTCACTTCTGTTTTATATTTAATGAGCGAACAGCTACGGCTGTAGATATTATAATCAGGGGCCTGTAGCTCAGATGGTTAGAGCGCACGCCTGATAAGCGTGAGGTCAGTGGTTCAATTCCACTCAGGCCCACATTGGGCGAGCGATTTTAGTCGTTTTTTGTTCATTAATATTATTGTTAGCCCTAAATGATCTAAATTTAGGGGCTATAGCTCAATTGGGAGAGCGCCGCCCTTGCAAGGCGGAGGTTAGCGGTTCGATCCCGCTTAGCTCCACAAATATTCAAATTAATGAATAATGTTCTTTGAAAGATTGATTGAGTGTTGAAGTATTTTATACTTCATACTGAGCCTAAAGTAACTGTAGAAATACAGTAATAAATATTTTTTAAAATTTTTTAATAAAAAAATTTTGGTTAAGTTAATAAGGGCACACGGTGGATGCCTAGGCACAAAAAGGCTATGAAGGACGTGATTACCGACGATACGCTACGGTGAGGTGGAAGTAACCTAGTACCCGTAGATTTCCGAATGGGATAACCCGTTTCAAGTAATGTTGAAACATCCATATCTGAATTCATAGGAT is a window of Bacteroidota bacterium DNA encoding:
- the dprA gene encoding DNA-processing protein DprA; this encodes MTDLEFQKFLKLRNLLSIDGIGPIRIVKLLQNFNSLDNIYSASKLEIEKIASINSNLASRILGSKNRLDSLSRSLEKEILKLEKMGGQIITYWDEVYPEILRNIYLPPLILYVLGDFQKSDKHSVSVVGTRKPTDYGKVVTAKFTKELAKQNITIVSGLARGIDSIAHRSAIKAGGRTIAVIGSGLDVVYPPENKALFNDIAKNGVVISEFELGTKPDAQNFPKRNRIISGISLGTLVIESRKNGGAMQTANYAMDQNREVFAIPGNLSIPESEGTNTLIQRNEAKLVVEPNDILIELNLKIQPEVGRNIPKPKLDLTLFEEKILDNLTTSPKHIDIIANDTLLSTSECLVNLLSLEFKSVIQQLPGKMFKLI
- a CDS encoding Gfo/Idh/MocA family oxidoreductase codes for the protein MEKRMQKLRATSTAKKLRWGVAGCGNFLENTFLPAFQNLKRSRLVSVYSSNINRAELIKNKFNANSSFSNYSDFLKSDIDAIYISSKNSDHYWQVIEAAKAGKHILCEKPLAITAKEAEKMVDICRKNNVKLTVNYVLRHHPIIKKTKELIDNNLLGKLISISANFNIDFKPNDNFRFIRSESGGGALRDLGTHMIDILRYLGGEISTIKGILDNVIYSGEVEDFASAIVRFENGGYGNFNVSYNVNNPHNRIEILGYNGTITIENLIGRKQSPAKMTINLRNEAKRAFRRRANRQLYLLRSVQRSFLKDKPLLITGDDGLINMRLMEELEKRSRG
- a CDS encoding EutN/CcmL family microcompartment protein translates to MILAKVIGNVVSTQKNKNLEGNKLLLVREVNTNGEFATKKDALAIDFVDAGIGDTVIVAKEGDAVKQVLGDSKSPVNTIIIGIVDNIDVVE
- a CDS encoding methylenetetrahydrofolate reductase, which gives rise to MRVTEHLLKANETLISFEIIPPKRGGDIKALLSVLDDLVKFNPPYIDITSHAAEVLYEETASGEFKVKVKRKRPGTLGICALIQNKYSIDAVPHVICQGFTKEETEDFLIELHYLGIDNLLAVRGDDSGYKKPTKFGRSINEHAVDLVKQIDDMNKGNYIEDTLIDAEPTNFCIGVGGYPEKHFESPNMDIDIQFAKQKIEAGAEYIVTQMFYNNDRYYDYVEKCRAHGIEVPIIPGLKIVTNKNQVTSIPRNFYIDIPTELAKEVTEAKPEHVVEIGVDWTAKQVEDLINNNVPAIHFYIMQNSTPINKLMKKLNL
- a CDS encoding septum formation initiator family protein, with product MVKQQFPKIIYFIVLAIVLVILIFSDNGLLKYYELNRDLDNLKTKIEEAKSEIQKLDLQIDSLKNSTVKIEKVAREKYRMKYDYEIPIKIKTK
- a CDS encoding D-alanine--D-alanine ligase, which gives rise to MDKNLTVGLIVGGASPERAVSKLTGEGVYKALVNLGYGVKLVDPAYGRSQPTKIEDYFSDCESFPVAYQNYPEAINSELLDDIDLAFIALHGSWGEDGTIQSLLEFRDIPYTGSGILACAASMDKGITKSIIQHHDVPTPHWIVVEKDQYNQDELITEIKSKFNLPFVVKPNDQGSAIGLTICKNFEELNDAIKLSHQFSKKALIEEYIDGREVTVGVIGEKVLPVLEIKPKHFFYDYECKYTSGMSEYEVPADIPEEVSLRIQNYALDAYKAVGCSSYGRLDFRLDKDLNPFCLEINTLPGLTSTSLLPKAAKSIGMNYDQLIELIIKNSLS
- a CDS encoding replication-associated recombination protein A; the encoded protein is MKRKLDIPQIPLAERIRPKTLSEFFGQKELVGEGKPIKKMIENDTLSSLIFWGPPGSGKTTLARIISETTSSEFFRLNAVSSGVKDVREVISLAKQNQLYNKRTILFIDEIHRFNKSQQDALLNSVESGEIILIGATTENPSFEVIPALRSRARVYILKELSADDLKGIINTAVTSDEFLKSFNIKSIDEDFLIYLSGGDSRIMLNLLEDAVIHQKDLDEIVISKKVLENIIQKKNVVYDKSGEEHYNIISAFIKSIRGSDPDAALYWMARMLEGGEDPLFIARRMVVLASEDIGNASPNALVLAESTFSAVHKIGMPEARIILAQCVTYLASSPKSNSSYLAITKAQQAVNNNPLYQVPVHLRNAPTSLMKSIGYGKEYKYPHDFDENFIQQNYLPKELEKEQFYMPSENGQEKGLKERLKRLWGNLKKY